In Elephas maximus indicus isolate mEleMax1 chromosome 4, mEleMax1 primary haplotype, whole genome shotgun sequence, a genomic segment contains:
- the LOC126076433 gene encoding olfactory receptor 6C2-like, whose protein sequence is MTHNYKFFLTVFLFLTYIFTVAGNLIMILLTLVDVHLKTPIYFFLRNFSILEIIFTTVCVPRFLYSMTTGDISVTYNACVVQLFFVIFVGAAEFFLLTVMSYDHYVAIYKPLHYTTIMNDRVCTMFVLGCWLTGLLVILPPLSLGVQLDFCNSNLIDHFACDASPLLKIVCSDTQFVEQIVLTMAVLTLIFTLVCVIVSYTYIIKTILRLPSAQQRKKTFSTCSSHVIVVSLSYGSFIFIYIKPAKEGVALNKVVSLLNTSFIPLMNLFIYTLRNKQVKQAFND, encoded by the coding sequence ATGACCCACAACTACAAGTTTTTTCTGAcggtatttctgtttcttaccTACATTTTCACCGTCGCTGGAAATCTAATCATGATCCTCCTCACACTCGTGGACGTTCACCTCAAAACACCCATATACTTTTTCCTTCGCAATTTCTCCATCTTAGAAATAATATTTACAACTGTCTGTGTTCCTAGATTCCTGTACAGCATGACAACTGGGGACATAAGTGTTACCTACAATGCTTGTGTAGTCCAATTATTTTTTGTCATCTTTGTCGGGGCAGCAGAATTCTTTCTTCTAACTGTCATGTCCTATGACCACTACGTGGCCATCTATAAGCCTCTGCACTACACCACCATCATGAACGATAGGGTGTGCACCATGTTTGTCCTTGGCTGTTGGCTGACTGGGTTACTTGTCATACTCCCACCACTTAGCCTGGGAGTTCAGCTAGATTTCTGTAACTCCAATCTCATTGACCATTTTGCCTGTGATGCATCTCCTCTTCTGAAGATTGTATGCTCAGACACGCAATTTGTAGAACAAATTGTTTTAACCATGGCTGTGCTAACCCTCATATTCACACTAGTGTGTGTAATTGTATCCTATACATACATCATCAAGACCATCTTAAGACTGCCCTCTGCTCAGCAAAGAAAAAAGACTTTCTCTACTTGTTCTTCCCATGTGATTGTAGTTTCCCTCAGCTATGGAAGTTTCATCTTCATCTATATCAAACCAGCAAAGGAAGGAGTGGCCCTTAATAAGGTGGTATCATTGCTCAACACCTCATTTATCCCTTTGATGAACCTTTTCATTTACACTCTACGAAACAAGCAAGTCAAACAAGCCTTCAATGACTGA